Within Falco cherrug isolate bFalChe1 chromosome 12, bFalChe1.pri, whole genome shotgun sequence, the genomic segment ACTTAATTTATAGTTGACAGGTTTTTAATTGTCCTACAGTGTGAATGCTGCATGCGTTCTGCAGAATGATGCAGGGAATTAATCATCTGTTGTTTTTCCCAAAATTCATTTGATCTGAGGACTGCAAAATGCTTGAGCTGCCCCTGATGGAAGTTCATACTGCCATCTCTGAGATTTCATTGGAAACAGCAAGTGGCTTAACCACTTGACATCCCAGTGATGTTTGTTCTTGGggattatttccttccttttaattCCTAATCTGTGGAAGTTTGTAAGTAATTCTTTTTATTGAAGCTTAGTCTGATAGGCCTTATTCTAGAAAAAGATGCAGCAGTTCATCCATAAATGTCAGATCCACCAAATCTGAGAAGCAGTAACTTGGAactctgaaaatacagttttgcagCCCTCCTGATACgttttcagggaagaaaatgcttttattataCCAGAAAAATGGGCTGATAGTTTTGCTTGAGGCTTTTTGTGGGAAATTCAAAACAATAATTTGAGAGATTTCTTCAGCCCTTCCCCAAACAGCAGAAATTCTGAGATTTTTAACAAGACTTCCCTTTGCCCTGCAGCTGTCATCTTTTAATTGacttaaacattttctgaatttcGACTTCTTCAGTTTTGCATAAAACTCTATGTTGATGTCACATACCCGTCTTTGTCATGTGTTTGTTGTTCATGTCATCTTGTGAGGAAAAGGATAGATAAGCCTTAAtttcaaatgtcaaaatattccGTAGGTTTTCTTTATTATATCTATAGCATGAAACtcagtttgctttcctttataAAATCTTTTTGAATACTAAAGTAACATTGGGGGGTTTGctatgtttttccttcttaactCTAgacaaaaaagatgaaaaacgAAGGCATTCAAGGTCAAGGTCACGctcaaggaggaggaggacaccTTCTTCATCTAGGCACAGGTAGTTAgattatttgaatttaaaaaaccacacataTCTGAAACAATTCCTTCAAAAATACTTGTTGGAAGTAACACTTCACTGGTGGAGGCTGACAGACGGAAGGATGTCCATGACCTGAAGAAAGCTGAGGCTGCGACTTGGCTAGGCTGTGCTGTGAGAGGGAGGCCCACCTCTGTTTTTGTAGAAAGGGTCCGAGAGAGACGATagcaaaaagtattttgaaaaataaaccattgCAGAAAGCATGTCAGGGCACCTAGTTTGGACTGGACTCCAGTTTTATTTATCTTGTATCAGATAAGAAACACCTTAGCGCAGAGCCTTGGTTGTACACCGCCCTCACTACTATGAATACCTAAGGCATTGTAGGCTGTCCGTTTTACAGTAGTTCCTTAAATGGCTGTTCTTTCTTCAGTCTCTTTCCAGTGTGCTCGTGTGGCACTTAAAATTTGTCTTAACACCAAGTACTAAGAGGCTTCGCTGAGCATTGTTATTTATGTATGTAAACATTCATCTATTGGGCTGTTGGGTTCTAGTATGTGCAGCAAATTCAGCTTAGTGGAAGTCTCTGGGACAAAAGTTTTTCTAGCATTTTCTAGGTATGATTTACTTGGAGATCAGGTCTGGTCAGGTGTCCTGACCAGAGATCTTAATATTGTCCTGCCCAGACAGAAAGGCATATGGCTTGTTTAAGCTGTTGGCTTGTCAACTGCAATTGGACAGTGCGTGCCAGTGGTCCGTGCAAAGCCATTTTAACAGTGGCCTTCCCATTTGTACTTTGCTATTTGCATGTTCAGTAATTGGCTTGTATTTGGTTTAGTGTACTAAAAAGgtctttgcatttctgtgtgaCTTAGCAGTTTTCCTCTACAAAAGGACTGATACTTACAAGGAGAATAGTAAGAGAGCTGATAGAAGCATCATTGTTCTTTGACATTTAGCATTTGTGCACTTACTCTTCCCGTTTCCTTGGCGGACTCAATGAGActcctttgctgttttctatgttcttttttctgtatcattGTGCATTATAATACTATTAGCACTGAGCAGATGGATTCTGAACGGTATATCAAAATTTCATATATTTAACTCCCTTGTACGACGTGTTACTGGTAGACGGTCAAGAAGCAGATCAAGGAGAAGGTCCCATTCAAAATCAAGAAGCAGGAGGCGATCCAAAAGTCCAAGGCGAAGAAGATCTCATTccagagagagaagcagaaggtCTAGGAGCACATCCAAAACCAGGTGATTGCTTCAGTAAATCTCATctatttgctttaaattaaattactaaATTCTGGTgcttaattgaaaaaatacaatcaaaaaCCACACAACCCAAAAcgttaaaaaaaaccccacaaataaaCATAAAACCTAGGGCACAATGAACTGGTGGTTCTTTTTAAAGTCAGAGTCTTTTGTAACATGTCACAGAATTACATTACAATTGCCCCATACACATGCAGTTAGTTACATAAAAACATGTAACATGCTTTTCCTGAGAGTCAACAGATGCAGCAGGAATTAGCTGAATCACTCACTAGCTGTCTTTGCAAAGCAGGAAATGTGAGCATCTAGACTTGCAGATTTTGTGCTGTTCGTACGCAGAAGCTATCAAAGAgctgttctttattttgctATAGATAACTGTAATCTTTGTTGCCATTCATACAGTGTGACTGGCCCCAGGAATACTAAACAATGTATACTGTCCAGTGTAGTTACTGTGTCCTCATTCATTTTCGTACATGGCAAAAACAGTGGAATGCTGCTTGAATAGTTTGAAACCGACTTGCacttaaaatctgtgttttacttaaaagggataaaaagaaggaagagaaagaaaagaaacgtTCTAAAACTCCCCCCAAAAGCTACAGCACAACTAGACGATCAAGAAGCACAAGCAGGTATGGTCATATGAAAGTTTTCCTTGGTCTCTATTTTCAGCATGCTTTATCCACTTCAATAGAAATAGCATTCTTGTGTGTAATAGGGTGATGATTCTGTTGTGGGCATATTGGGTGCATGCACAAACACATGGATATGCTCTCTCTCTATGTCTGTAAGCTGCTTTATTTCCACCCCCTGGTTCCTGCAGTTTTGTGGAGGTATTGTTTGGACTTGGAATAGTTTTACTTGCTGTATATCAAAGAGAGTGTGATGCTTTGAGGTCACTATTAAACTCTTCCCTGATTCGTGGAATAAATACATGCAAAGTGTGTGCcgttctttttttaaaaaaacttctaaaaattaaCTTGCCATATTAACAAGAACAAACTGTTTCTATTTGCAGAAAGAGTCAGTGTCCCTAATACATTCTAAGCTAGCGATTTGTTTGTGGAGGTAGAACAGGAAACAACTTAactctgctgagcagcagctgtgtgggctttgcagtgctgctgatAGTAAATACCCATTTAGAGTTACATGTATTTACTCCCTGTtgcttgtgctggttttggagcCAGAGATGTATTTGATCTCTTTCTTGCAGAGAAAGACGACGTAGAAGAAGCAGGAGTGGAACACGGTCACCTAAAAAACCTAGGTCTcctaaaaggaaaatgtcacGGTCTCCATCTCCGAGAAGGTCAGTAAGCCtcttgccttaaaaaaaacaccactaaCCAACTGGTTTTTGGGTGGAAAATTCCCAAGATGTGAACTATAGCAAAGATCACAGTGGGGTTATTTCGAAGGTGGTGTGTGTTTGGCTTGTTCCTTATACCTAGCCAGTAAGCTGACTTCTCAAGGGAGAgtgtgcagcctgctgctgcttttaccGTAATTGAATCAGCTTCAGGCATAGAGGATCTCTGATAGTGCCCAAGAACTCCAAACACGAGGTGTTcaggggtgaggagcaggagaTACCCAGAGTGCCCGGCCCATGTGGCTCTGTACAGTAGGAGTCAGCTGGCGTTCGGGTGGGCCTGGGCGATTTGTGATCCTCTCCCTGGATGGGGGGAGCATGAGGTGCTGCTTCGTAAAATGCTGCGGTGTTGTGTTCTTAACACGGTCTTCCTTCTGCTTCGCTTTGTTGTATGAGCCATAGCTAAGAATTGGGGATGTTTGGTGATTTTCTGAAAGTGAATGGTTTATCTTCGCTGCAcgctgctgttttctgtctttagaTTTGTAATGAGCTATGGGTAGCGGTCTGGACACTGTCTGTGTTCTAGTTACGCACTGGTGTGATAGCGGTTTTCATTCTACGTACTTTTATCATTGTagacataaaaaggaaaagaagaaggatAAAGAcaaggagagaagcagagatgAGAGGGAGAGGtcaacaagcaagaaaaaaaaaagtaaagacaaAGAGAAGGATCGAGAACGAAAATCCGAGAGTGACAAGGATGTgaaagtatgtttaaaaacctgtttaacttccctgcctgtgctgtagTATTAACCTTAAACCAACAGGGGCTTTGAAagcaagttttacttttttttttttttatctctgcaaAGCAGGTCACAAGGGATTATGACGAGGAAGAACAAGGATACGACagtgagaaggagaaaaaggaagaaaagaaaatggtggATTCTTCCTCTCCTAAAGCAAAGGAGTCTGCCGCTGATAAAGGCAGCGGCGATTCAGCAAGGGAATCCAAAGTCAACGGGGATGATCATCATGAAGAGGACATGGATATGAGTGACTGAATTTTGCCTTTGCAGTGAACAGAGCTGCAGACGTGCATCAGTGTCATTCCTGTGTGATTCTTTTATGCTGTACTTGTTAATCCTAAATCTAGATGTATACAGCTCTGAGCTATACATGGTTTGTAAATCTCCTGATACTAACTCACATCAAAAGCTTTATAGAAAGGTAACCATTCTTGTTCTGGCCAAAAGGGATTGCGTAGCCAAGCGATTTTTACTAACTTGGTGATGCTTCaagcaaaagtaaaaagctGCATGCATCTACAGCAGGCATGGACTGTTTGTTGTATGATCTCCTTTAGTAAATCAGCTCACTTATGATAGTGTTTCTAGAATTTGATTCATTGCAGTAATAGAGCAGTATAGGGAATGCACTGACTGCATGTTGATTGTGGCAGAAACATCCTACATGTTCTAAAGTCCTACAACATACGGTGGATCTACTTAAAGGTCTTAAGTGTGACTACACAAAGAAATTTGACAGTACATCTGAAAATAAGCGTTCTGATATagctagggtttttttgttttgttttgtttttttaagccatgtggctggggtttgtttgttttggttttcccggtgggttttgtttggctttgacAAAGTTAAAATGCACTAACCTTTTTGAgggcttttgggtttttttaatctgtcagtTGAAATCCATCTCAGGAGACTCGTAATAGTTTGTAACTTTTCTTCTTGAGCCTTGGGAAGTAAAAATCTCTGCTCAGTCAGTGCCCAGTCATTAAAGGTTGATTTGTGCCGTTTTCATAATCCAGGTCGTGTTATTTGTTAATGAGCTAAACACATTGCAGAAAGGTAGTGCATTTTAAGATTGACCTTcatatgcttttaaaagcaagtcTACTTGATAATGTACTTTTTACTTGATCTCAAGTTGTACAAACTAATGAATTTGTGTTTACTGTCACTGCAGTAGTAATCTTATGCACACAGTGATTCCATGTTATATGCAAAGTAGTTAGGCAAGCTGTTTTCTTAGTTACAGAAGTTCGAGAGCTTTTACTTTTGTGCAGGTAAAAAGACAAAAGTAGGCTACAGTCTGTGCCATGTTGATGTACAGTTTATGAAATTGTTTTACAAAACTTTGATAATAAAACCCTTAAACTTATACTTGTGTTCCTATAAAACTCTGCTGGTATTTATTTACACCACTGAATGTATGAAACTTTACCTCATTCATTTAGATAATCTGTTTTTCCCCATCTACCTATCTTAAAAAGACCGTAACAACTCCATGTCTTCAAAAACTGTAAGTGTGGTGAcagagctgctcagcctgcCGTTTTACCTCTAGTCACATACGTTACactacagaattattttacttttgggggaatgaaggggatgGGCTTAAATGGGAATCTAAAGGTGTTATGGAAcaagtacttttaaaaagaatatgtatttgtaaaaatattttgtattttcattgaaaCATGAACATTCACCTCTTCAGGATGGTAACAGAAGACTAGCAGAAGGAGGAAGCAGCGTGAGCTTTGTGCATATCGAGTAGGCTGTTAACATCGACCAAGGACTCAACCGGTTTACATTAGTAAGTTCTGGAATGAAACTGTAAGTGGTGCTTGAAATGCTTGAATCTGATGAGTCAAACCACCTTCTTTCTAAACCGTCCTTCTGCCCCAGGCAAAGTGGAACTTGCCATTTAGATATGCAGTGTCATTTTTAGATTTTGtagaaatgtaaatttttacCGTTTTGAGTATTTTGTCAATACAGAGAGGTATATGTCATACAACCAGTTCTAGGCATTTATTTCTAGCGGAGAGGGAAAGGTGATAGttcttgtaataaaataaaaaaatcagacatgGACAAGGTGCATGATGTCTTCATAGatgtgcctttttttgttgtcatcAAGATATTTATATGTGAAGTACAAGAACATAAACCAATTTATAGTAATAAAGTAAACCTCCTTGATCCTTAGACCGTGTTGTTGTGAAAGTCATTCACGTGCTGCAGTGAAGGACCAAGTCAGGGTGTCTCGCTCAAGAGCTACGTGTAATTAAGTGTCGCTTCTCATTTATTTTGCCAACGAACCAAGCCAGCTGTGAACTGTGTACCTCCtgcagttttggtttgttgCCTTGCAGGGGCAGAGCAGGTAGAGCCGTGTGGCGaggggtggctgctggtggcagcagggagcagcctgCCCTCCTGCATTGCTCACACCTGTACCGGAGCTTCCTCGCCCAGGCACATGCATGCCACGTTGCACACGGCACAGAGCCAGAACTACTTTATTTTAGTAATTTGAAGTTGGTTTGCTAATTATTACGGAGCACAGGCTCACCAGCCTCTCGAGGGGAGGCCTTCCAAGTCATGTCACACCTCGCTGCAGGACTGGAGTATCCTGACACAGCCGTAGCTCCGGGGCTCTGGCATCGCTGCAGCTGGGCTGAAGGGAGCCTAACTGgcagtttttctgctttaagtTGTGCAGAGATCCAGGCAGCCATGGCCCCGTGTGGTGCAGCACCCTTGAGCACTGCCTGGCTGGGTCACAGCCCAAAGATGCTGAAGCACAGTAACAGTAACTTGCTAATTATGAACTGAAGGATGAGGGAAAGTGGTTCCTTGCTTTTCTCCCAGTGTCTTTGGCAGGCTGCAACCACCAATCAGCAACTATTTTTAGACCAAACCTAAAACTGTTGGTACAAACACCAGGTAGGAACCACCGGTGAATCATGTTCTTTTGTGGGTTGCAGCTGCTGAAGCCCACGCCGTGTTAAAAGGTTTCAGCAGCTCTCCTTCCTGCTACCGGAACTAAAACCCACAACATTTTAGTATCTAATAGGATTTGCTTACGCGTAGGCCTTACATTTGCTGTTGTCAGAGTGCAGCTTCCATTcagaatatgaggaagaacttcttcacagggagggtggcagagccccgggccgggctgcccgggggggtCTCGTCCCCGGAGACACTCAAACCCGCCGGGACGCGGCTCTGTGCGGCTGCTCGGTGAGCCCCTGCGCCAGCTGGGGgatggtggtggtagtggtctgcagagctgccctcccaccccaccatgCTGTGACTCTCTTCCACTTGCACATCAGCAGCAAGGTGGCCAAAAGCATATTCCCTCTGATCCTGAGGAACAAGACAtcttttcctccaaaacaaaactaaaaatgtcAGCAGTGATTTTGTTCCAAACCCTCAGACAGCCTGCACGCAGCAGTATTTCATTTGGAATGAATGTGGATGTCACACATTAAAAGAGAACAAAGTACCTCAATTCCGATGGAAAAAGCTCTGTCCTACTGTTGACACCAGGGAATTCCGTTTCAACACATACCATATGTGATAGAATGTCTTGCTCAGGCCCTTCATAGCAACCTGGAACGTCCCTAGCGCTGTCCTGCTCCTTGTAGAAGTACTTTGCCTTGCGGCAGCTGGGCTCGCAGCTGCCCACACTATTGAACGGTGTGTTGCAGCAGCATAAGGGCTACCACTGCACCGTTCCctgaaatctttgcttttaaCCAGTGATGTTTTAAGCACTTTCTGTAACTCCAAACACGAGCTCTCCTTACCCTTTATaaatatgacattttaaaagttagCAAGTCCTTAACTATAGAGGGATGTCCTGATCTTTGCTTTGATCAAAAGCTCAACTTTTGATGCTTGCAGAGGGCAAAAAACCAattctaagtaaaaaaaaaaacctgaaacaaccACAGCTAAAAAACCTTGTACAAGACAAAATGAAACTTCAGAAGTTCCAAGTTTTGCTCTCCAAGTCATCCAGGGCTCTTCAGAGAGGCTACTGTTAAGACCAATTGTCACATCTTGTTATTTAAATGACTGCATTCCTGGATTTAGGGGATAAAACTTCCATAATTACTGAAAAggtctccttccctccctcccaggtcATGATTTCCCACCCCTTAGCCCCAGGTAAATGCCAGAAACGAATGTCTCTGTCTTCCCACTGCTGCTATTCCACTGGGTACTAGACAGTCCAATAAAATCTGGACCTTTACAGGGCTTAAAGAACAATCTATAATGAAAATgcaggattttatttaaaaagcgAGCCATGAAATTCCCTTGCAGAATGTAGCAGTATGAGCCTGTCCCCTCAGATCGAATCCCTGCCCAGAGACGCACACCTACAGTGTGTGTATCCTGTAAAGTGCTCTGATGGGAGAATTAAAACTTTTCGCATGTTGAACAGTTTCAGAATCAAACAGCATAATTTGGTCTTTATTCTAACAAATGATACAACCAAAAATTACTATTAGTGAAGGTAAGTTAAAAACATGGACCAGACGACtagtaaaatgcaaaaaagtgaCATTGTTTCCATGATAATTACAAAttgtaaggaaaataaatgtgaaactGCAGCATTACAGGAAATTTGTTAATACAGATTAAATAATGCAGTTACCCTTGCATGAATTACAAATCAAgaacaaatacttttaaaaaaagatggttGCTTTGAATATCAACTGAACAAGGTGGGTTTCCAGCACAAATATATCCAGAGGTTTGtcgtggttttttttgtaacaagTCATTTCAATACATAAATCAAGAATTGCAGTAAAGTGAGGACAGTGACTGGAACAGCAGCtccttgaaaggaaaaagaaaacgcATTCCCTTTGCCACAaattaaagcagtattttggaAGACTAGTAAAACAGTTTGGTTACGAAACAACCCTAGGAATTCTTTTACCAAAATGAACGGCTgtcttttaatatttgtaaaaaaaccttacagccatcagaaaaagaaagaaaaaaaaaaaagcggtgAGATCAGAAAGAAACAATGCCCTAAACTGTGAACTGAGGTGGTCACTCCCACAGCCCCGGCACGGAGGTTTGCCCCTCTGCTCACGCACCACCGTCAGCTTAACCTCAAAGGGCACCAAGGGGCCGACACGGCGGCTCTCCCCGCCTGTGCCAGCTCCGCTCCTCACCCCACCCGTGTTAACCGCGGGCAATGCCGGACCCCTCAGCTGGCGCATCCACAAAGACGCTTCCAGTTacccagacacacacacaccccgggCCTCCCGGGCAGTGGAAGTCCCTGCGCGTGCACGAGTCACAGTGCAAGGTAAAGCTGACAGGCTGCCTGCCGCGCAGCGGTGATGAGACCACCTCCGAAACCGCTGCGGCTAGGTATTCACTCCACAGGGGACCAGACCTTCC encodes:
- the SRSF11 gene encoding serine/arginine-rich splicing factor 11 isoform X4 — its product is MSTVDPKLNHVAAGLVSPSLKSDTSSKEIEEAMKRVREAQSLISAAIEPDKKDEKRRHSRSRSRSRRRRTPSSSRHRRSRSRSRRRSHSKSRSRRRSKSPRRRRSHSRERSRRSRSTSKTRDKKKEEKEKKRSKTPPKSYSTTRRSRSTSRERRRRRSRSGTRSPKKPRSPKRKMSRSPSPRRHKKEKKKDKDKERSRDERERSTSKKKKSKDKEKDRERKSESDKDVKQVTRDYDEEEQGYDSEKEKKEEKKMVDSSSPKAKESAADKGSGDSARESKVNGDDHHEEDMDMSD
- the SRSF11 gene encoding serine/arginine-rich splicing factor 11 isoform X3; the protein is MECVLMQGYFSAGVIPDETKALSLLAPANAVAGLLPGGGLLPTPNPLSQIGAVPLAALGAPALDPALAALGLPGANLNSQSLAADQLLKLMSTVDPKLNHVAAGLVSPSLKSDTSSKEIEEAMKRVREAQSLISAAIEPDKKDEKRRHSRSRSRSRRRRTPSSSRHRRSRSRSRRRSHSKSRSRRRSKSPRRRRSHSRERSRRSRSTSKTRDKKKEEKEKKRSKTPPKSYSTTRRSRSTSRERRRRRSRSGTRSPKKPRSPKRKMSRSPSPRRHKKEKKKDKDKERSRDERERSTSKKKKSKDKEKDRERKSESDKDVKQVTRDYDEEEQGYDSEKEKKEEKKMVDSSSPKAKESAADKGSGDSARESKVNGDDHHEEDMDMSD
- the SRSF11 gene encoding serine/arginine-rich splicing factor 11 isoform X2 produces the protein MASSSGTDVIQVTNVSPSASSEQMRTLFGFLGKIEELRLFPPDDSPLPVSSRVCFVKFHDPDSAVVAQHLTNTVFVDRALIVVPYAEGVIPDETKALSLLAPANAVAGLLPGGGLLPTPNPLSQIGAVPLAALGAPALDPALAALGLPGANLNSQSLAADQLLKLMSTVDPKLNHVAAGLVSPSLKSDTSSKEIEEAMKRVREAQSLISAAIEPDKKDEKRRHSRSRSRSRRRRTPSSSRHRRSRSRSRRRSHSKSRSRRRSKSPRRRRSHSRERSRRSRSTSKTRDKKKEEKEKKRSKTPPKSYSTTRRSRSTSRERRRRRSRSGTRSPKKPRSPKRKMSRSPSPRRHKKEKKKDKDKERSRDERERSTSKKKKSKDKEKDRERKSESDKDVKVTRDYDEEEQGYDSEKEKKEEKKMVDSSSPKAKESAADKGSGDSARESKVNGDDHHEEDMDMSD
- the SRSF11 gene encoding serine/arginine-rich splicing factor 11 isoform X1, translated to MASSSGTDVIQVTNVSPSASSEQMRTLFGFLGKIEELRLFPPDDSPLPVSSRVCFVKFHDPDSAVVAQHLTNTVFVDRALIVVPYAEGVIPDETKALSLLAPANAVAGLLPGGGLLPTPNPLSQIGAVPLAALGAPALDPALAALGLPGANLNSQSLAADQLLKLMSTVDPKLNHVAAGLVSPSLKSDTSSKEIEEAMKRVREAQSLISAAIEPDKKDEKRRHSRSRSRSRRRRTPSSSRHRRSRSRSRRRSHSKSRSRRRSKSPRRRRSHSRERSRRSRSTSKTRDKKKEEKEKKRSKTPPKSYSTTRRSRSTSRERRRRRSRSGTRSPKKPRSPKRKMSRSPSPRRHKKEKKKDKDKERSRDERERSTSKKKKSKDKEKDRERKSESDKDVKQVTRDYDEEEQGYDSEKEKKEEKKMVDSSSPKAKESAADKGSGDSARESKVNGDDHHEEDMDMSD